In Aegilops tauschii subsp. strangulata cultivar AL8/78 chromosome 3, Aet v6.0, whole genome shotgun sequence, one genomic interval encodes:
- the LOC109774513 gene encoding uncharacterized protein, which translates to MEARPRPSGVRRVTAKKRPRPDASSNSARKLQRREIAAFPERTFAASTTRERFRNIQLQEEFDTYDPKENSSLLPYLRKRSEIIEIVGARDIIFALSQLGVCAAFSRVTNQRICFLNGSPDEVIRSLFYNKNNDSLITVSVYGSENFSALRCRTTRIEYIRRGKPDAGFPLFETESLRWPGFVEFDDVNGKVLTYSAQDSTYKVFDLKNYTLLYTISDKDVQEIKISPGIMLLIYSRKKGYIPLEILSIEDGKRLKSFRHLLHRNKKIDFIEQFNEKLLVKQDGENLQILDVTNSKITEVSSNEFVTPSAFIFLYEMQLFLTFRNRSVSVWNFRGELVTSFEDHLLWHPDCNTNSIYITSNQDLIISYCKAEPDDPSSEDNACSINISDILTGKCMAKIKAGNLCKQKSSKFLCTPLEALGDITSLYYDEEREEIITGNHQGLIHVWSN; encoded by the exons ATGGAGGCGAGGCCTCGGCCTTCCGGCGTGCGGAGGGTGACCGCCAAGAAGCGGCCGAGGCCGGATGCGTCCTCCAACAGCGCGCGGAAGCTGCAGCGCCGGGAGATTGCCGCATTCCCCGAGCGCACCTTCGCCGCCAGCACCACGCGGGAGCGGTTCCGCAACATCCAGCTCCAG GAAGAATTTGATACATATGATCCTAAGGAGAACAGTTCGCTACTACCTTACTTGAGGAAGCGGTCTGAAATTATCGAGATAGTTGGAGCCCGTGATATTATCTTTGCTTTATCACAGCTGGGAGTATGTGCTGCGTTCAGTAGAG TGACAAACCAGCGGATTTGCTTTCTGAATGGAAGTCCAGATGAAGTCATCCGTAGTTTGTTCTATAACAAGAACAATGACTCGCTTATAACCGTATCAGTTTATGGTTCTGAAAATTTCAGTGCTTTAAGATGCAGGACAACTCGAATCGA GTATATACGCCGTGGAAAGCCAGATGCTGGTTTCCCTCTTTTTGAGACAGAATCGTTAAGGTGGCCTGGTTTCGTGGAATTTGATGATGTAAACGGAAAAGTGCTGACTTACTCTGCTCAAGACAG TACTTACAAGGTGTTTGACTTGAAGAATTACACACTTCTGTATACGATATCTGATAAAGATGTTCAAGAGATAAAAATCAG CCCTGGTATAATGCTATTGATATACTCTAGAAAAAAGGGCTATATTCCTCTTGAGATTCTTTCTATTGAAGATGGTAAGCGCTTGAAGTCATTCAGGCATCTTCTTCATCGCAACAAGAAGATCGATTTCATCGAGCAATTCAATGAAAAGCTTCTAGTTAAGCAGGATGGGGAGAACCTTCAAATTCTTGAT GTAACAAACTCTAAGATCACAGAAGTGAGCAGCAATGAGTTTGTGACTCCATCAGCTTTTATTTTTCTGTACGAGATGCAGTTGTTCCTGACCTTCCGTAATCGATCAGTATCAGTTTGGAATTTCCGTGGTGAACTGGTGACATCCTTTGAGGATCATTTGTTGTGGCATCCTGATTGCAATACAAACAGTATTTACATAACTAGCAACCAAGACCTCATTATCTCTTACTGCAAAGCTGAACCGGATGATCCATCTTCAGAAGACAATG CCTGTTCTATAAACATCAGTGACATATTGACCGGGAAATGCATGGCCAAGATAAAGGCAGGGAACCTGTGCAAACAGAAGTCGTCGAAGTTCCTGTGTACGCCTCTAGAGGCCCTGGGCGACATTACATCTCTGTACTACGACGAAGAGCGTGAGGAGATCATCACCGGCAACCATCAAGGCCTCATCCATGTGTGGTCAAATTAA